One segment of Mycobacterium spongiae DNA contains the following:
- a CDS encoding PucR family transcriptional regulator: MVSREPSPRVRELIREAARIALEPSHEWLEEYDQATLAATPPIPERAELAKVISRANRANLHHFALSHLRNPGEPVAPNLGIQPLRMARELMRLGLERLTIDIYRIGQNVAWQRWTEIAFSLTTDPDELHGLLDVPFRSVSTFIDATLAGITAQMELEHDELTRNIAAERRQIADLILDRAPLDREHAQARLDYPLDRSHVAAILWSDQHDADHRYLDDAAAAFGHALGCPRPLTVIAGVDTRWVWVNDAAALDSDQIHEALADTPHVRVAIGAPAPGIEGFRRSHLDAHATRQMLIRLRSPHRVASFPDVEMVALLTENFDGANDFIKNTLGDFEAASPELHLAMRTFIKRNCNVSRAAHQLHMHRNSLVHRLETAQRLLPRSLDDNALEVAVALNALQWRGASNNDPPPPFAE; encoded by the coding sequence GTGGTATCGCGGGAGCCTTCGCCGCGGGTGAGGGAGCTGATCCGCGAAGCAGCGCGCATTGCCCTCGAGCCCAGCCACGAATGGCTCGAGGAATACGACCAAGCCACGCTGGCCGCCACCCCACCCATTCCCGAGCGCGCTGAACTGGCGAAAGTCATCAGCCGCGCCAACCGTGCCAACTTGCACCACTTCGCGCTCTCCCACTTACGAAACCCCGGTGAACCGGTGGCCCCAAATCTGGGCATCCAGCCGTTGCGAATGGCCCGAGAGCTGATGCGCCTCGGCCTGGAACGGCTGACTATTGACATCTATCGGATCGGACAAAACGTGGCCTGGCAGCGCTGGACGGAGATCGCGTTCAGCCTCACCACAGATCCTGACGAGCTGCACGGATTGCTCGACGTGCCGTTTAGGTCAGTCAGTACATTCATCGACGCCACCCTTGCGGGCATTACCGCGCAAATGGAGTTAGAGCACGACGAGCTGACCCGCAACATCGCCGCCGAGCGCCGTCAAATTGCCGATCTCATCCTCGACCGTGCGCCCCTGGACCGCGAGCATGCCCAAGCCCGCTTGGACTACCCACTCGACCGATCACATGTTGCCGCGATTCTCTGGAGCGACCAGCACGATGCCGACCACCGCTACCTCGACGATGCCGCTGCGGCATTCGGCCATGCCCTCGGCTGCCCGCGCCCGCTCACGGTGATAGCCGGGGTTGACACCCGCTGGGTGTGGGTCAACGACGCCGCAGCGTTGGACAGCGACCAGATCCACGAAGCACTCGCCGACACACCACACGTACGTGTCGCCATCGGAGCGCCCGCGCCGGGAATCGAGGGGTTCCGTCGCAGCCACCTCGATGCTCACGCCACCCGACAGATGCTGATCCGACTCCGATCACCCCATCGAGTGGCCTCTTTCCCCGACGTCGAAATGGTTGCGCTGCTTACTGAAAACTTCGACGGTGCAAACGACTTCATCAAGAACACCCTCGGGGACTTTGAGGCGGCCAGCCCAGAGCTGCACCTCGCGATGCGAACCTTCATCAAACGAAATTGCAACGTCTCACGCGCCGCCCACCAGCTTCATATGCACCGCAACTCCCTGGTGCACCGACTCGAGACCGCCCAGCGACTCCTGCCCCGATCCCTCGATGACAACGCCCTCGAAGTTGCCGTAGCGTTGAATGCCCTACAGTGGCGCGGCGCCAGCAACAACGATCCCCCGCCACCATTCGCCGAATAG